Proteins found in one Odontesthes bonariensis isolate fOdoBon6 chromosome 11, fOdoBon6.hap1, whole genome shotgun sequence genomic segment:
- the LOC142391655 gene encoding sodium/hydrogen exchanger 2-like isoform X2, with the protein MGTSVFSVRTKSGASVLFAIVLCCCCAGGKCELQESNPSAPTNLQTVKPYLDDINKPQAYPEEEKASLPVFTMDYPRIQIPFEFTLWVLLASFAKIGFNIYQKITIWIPESCLLIAIGLIVGAIMHSVKEEPPAVLDSNVFFLYMLPPIILDSGYFIPTRQFFENIGTVLWYAVVGTLWNSIGIGLSLFAICQFEVFGVQDINLQENLLFASIISAVDPVAALNVFDDIGVNEQIYIVIFGEGLFNDAVTMVLYSMLAFVADMPVVESTDVFLGVARFFVVGVGGILFGLLFGFVAAFTSRFTSRVREIEPLFVFMYSYLAYLVAELFAISSVLAIITCAITMKYYVEENVSQRSCTTVRHVVKMLATISETLIFFFLGVVTITTEHEWNWAYVLFTLLFAFMWRGIGILVLTQIINPFRTIQFSLKDQFGLAYGGLRGAICFALVFTLPDNINRRSLFVTASIAVIIFTVFIQGISIRPIVEYINIRRTNKDLKTINVEIHTRVMEHLVCGVEDLCGQWSHYYWKDKFKRFNDRILRRILLRDNRAESSIVSLYKKLELQNAIELLDTPMGDLSARRSIISLHDEKKGASRPKKNFLAADVKKMHDILSKNMYKIRHRTMAYTNKYQLPDNSRAREVLIRRHASIRRSLRAGSFREQPEHNISKSQKYYSLQPGGNLESEFPLRRRNPAPEVDRLLPARSSTRSRERRLNTIEELGSQGESPAASAHPHTSSAGMSSLDESLRKAPVAAPRRRSSHWAGEDEGDIGSEDPVGGGELVRPPHLPPPRGCRAPENRDPRENEAGNPLLRSSSQGSRASGRF; encoded by the exons ATGGGGACCTCCGTTTTCTCAGTCAGGACAAAGAGCGGAGCCTCCGTGCTTTTTGCAATcgtgctctgctgctgctgcgctgGAGGTAAATGTGAGCTTCAGGAGTCAAACCCTTCAGCACCGACCAACTTGCAAACCGTCAAACCTTACCTCGATGATATCAATAAACCTCAGGCCTACCCTGAGGAGGAGAAGGCCAGTCTTCCTGTGTTCACTATGGACTACCCTCGGATCCAGATCCCCTTTGAGTTCACACTGTGGGTACTGCTGGCGTCCTTTGCCAAAATTG GTTTTAACATTTATCAGAAAATAACCATCTGGATCCCGGAGTCATGCCTCCTGATTGCCATCGGCCTTATCGTTGGCGCCATCATGCACTCAGTGAAGGAGGAGCCCCCCGCGGTGCTCGACTCCAACGTCTTCTtcctctacatgctcccaccCATCATCCTGGACAGCGGCTACTTCATACCCACAAGGCAGTTCTTTGAAAACATAGGCACAGTGCTGTGGTACGCCGTGGTGGGAACTCTGTGGAACAGCATTGGCATCGGACTCTCCCTCTTCGCCATCTGCCAATTTGAAGTGTTTGGAGTGCAGGATATCAACTTGCAG GAAAACCTACTCTTTGCCTCCATCATCTCTGCTGtggaccctgtggctgctctcaATGTGTTTGATGACATTGGAGTGAatgagcagatctatatagtcATATTTGGAGAAGGACTCTTCAATGATGCCGTCACTATG GTACTCTACAGCATGTTGGCCTTTGTGGCCGACATGCCGGTGGTCGAGTCCACCGATGTATTCCTGGGAGTGGCTCGGTTCTTCGTGGTGGGGGTGGGAGGCATCTTATTTGGCCTCCTCTTTGGATTCGTGGCTGCCTTCACCTCGAGGTTCACGAGCAGAGTCCGCGAGATCGAGCCCCTCTTCGTCTTCATGTACAGCTACCTGGCGTACCTCGTGGCCGAGCTGTTCGCCATCTCCAGCGTCTTGGC TATAATAACGTGTGCCATAACCATGAAGTATTACGTGGAGGAGAACGTATCCCAGAGATCCTGCACCACCGTTCGCCACGTGGTCAAGATGCTGGCCACCATCTCCGAAACCCTCATCTTCTTCTTTCTGGGTGTTGTTACCATAACAACTGAACACGAGTGGAACTGGGCCTACGTGCTATTTACTCTGCTGTTTGCCTTCATGTGGAGAGGAATCG GCATTCTGGTACTGACCCAGATCATCAACCCGTTCCGTACAATCCAGTTCAGTTTAAAGGACCAATTTGGCCTTGCCTACGGAGGCCTGAGAGGGGCAATCTGCTTCGCTCTGGTGTTCACTTTGCCAGATAACATCAACAGAAGGAGCCTGTTTGTCACTGCTTCTATTGCTGTTATCATATTCACCGTTTTCATACAG GGAATCAGCATTCGACCCATCGTGGAGTATATAAACATCAGGAGGACCAACAAAGACCTCAAGACCATCAATGTGGAGATTCACACCAGG GTGATGGAGCACTTAGTTTGTGGTGTTGAGGACCTGTGTGGACAATGGAGTCACTACTACTGGAAAGACAA GTTTAAAAGGTTCAACGATCGCATTCTGAGGCGCATCCTGCTGCGAGACAACAGAGCTGAGTCCAGCATTGTGTCTCTGTACAAAAAGCTGGAGCTGCAAAACGCCATTGAGCTACTGGACACCCCTATGGGAGACCTCAGTGCTAGACGATctatcatttctctgca TGATGAGAAAAAGGGGGCGTCTCGACCGAAGAAGAACTTCCTGGCGGCTGATGTGAAAAAAATGCATGACATCCTGTCAAAGAACATGTACAAGATCCGACACAGG ACGATGGCTTACACCAACAAATACCAATTGCCCGACAACAGCCGAGCCAGGGAGGTACTCATCCGTCGCCATGCGAGCATCAGACGCAGCCTCCGTGCCGGGAGTTTCCGTGAGCAG CCAGAACACAACATTTCCAAGTCTCAGAAGTACTACTCCCTCCAACCTGGAGGGAATCTGGAGTCCGAATTCCCCCTCAGAAGACGAAATCCCG CTCCGGAGGTGGATCGTCTCCTGCCTGCACGCTCTTCAACCCGCTCGCGAGAGAGAAGGCTGAACACAATCGAGGAACTGGGGAGTCAAGGGGAGTCCCCAGCTGCCTCTGCACATCCCCACACATCATCTGCTGGGATGAGCAGCTTGGATGAAAGCCTCAGGAAAGCACCAGTCGCTGCACCCAGGAGACGCAGCTCACATTGGGCGGGTGAAGATGAAGGTGACATTGGCTCTGAAGATCCAGTAGGAGGGGGGGAACTGGTGCGTCCTCCTCACCTGCCGCCTCCTCGAGGCTGCCGGGCCCCTGAAAACCGGGATCCAAGAGAAAACGAGGCAGGAAACCCACTGCTTCGAAGCTCATCACAGGGGTCCCGAGCTTCGGGaaggttttga
- the LOC142391655 gene encoding sodium/hydrogen exchanger 2-like isoform X1 has product MGTSVFSVRTKSGASVLFAIVLCCCCAGGKCELQESNPSAPTNLQTVKPYLDDINKPQAYPEEEKASLPVFTMDYPRIQIPFEFTLWVLLASFAKIGFNIYQKITIWIPESCLLIAIGLIVGAIMHSVKEEPPAVLDSNVFFLYMLPPIILDSGYFIPTRQFFENIGTVLWYAVVGTLWNSIGIGLSLFAICQFEVFGVQDINLQENLLFASIISAVDPVAALNVFDDIGVNEQIYIVIFGEGLFNDAVTMVLYSMLAFVADMPVVESTDVFLGVARFFVVGVGGILFGLLFGFVAAFTSRFTSRVREIEPLFVFMYSYLAYLVAELFAISSVLAIITCAITMKYYVEENVSQRSCTTVRHVVKMLATISETLIFFFLGVVTITTEHEWNWAYVLFTLLFAFMWRGIGILVLTQIINPFRTIQFSLKDQFGLAYGGLRGAICFALVFTLPDNINRRSLFVTASIAVIIFTVFIQGISIRPIVEYINIRRTNKDLKTINVEIHTRVMEHLVCGVEDLCGQWSHYYWKDKFKRFNDRILRRILLRDNRAESSIVSLYKKLELQNAIELLDTPMGDLSARRSIISLHDEKKGASRPKKNFLAADVKKMHDILSKNMYKIRHRTMAYTNKYQLPDNSRAREVLIRRHASIRRSLRAGSFREQPEHNISKSQKYYSLQPGGNLESEFPLRRRNPAAPEVDRLLPARSSTRSRERRLNTIEELGSQGESPAASAHPHTSSAGMSSLDESLRKAPVAAPRRRSSHWAGEDEGDIGSEDPVGGGELVRPPHLPPPRGCRAPENRDPRENEAGNPLLRSSSQGSRASGRF; this is encoded by the exons ATGGGGACCTCCGTTTTCTCAGTCAGGACAAAGAGCGGAGCCTCCGTGCTTTTTGCAATcgtgctctgctgctgctgcgctgGAGGTAAATGTGAGCTTCAGGAGTCAAACCCTTCAGCACCGACCAACTTGCAAACCGTCAAACCTTACCTCGATGATATCAATAAACCTCAGGCCTACCCTGAGGAGGAGAAGGCCAGTCTTCCTGTGTTCACTATGGACTACCCTCGGATCCAGATCCCCTTTGAGTTCACACTGTGGGTACTGCTGGCGTCCTTTGCCAAAATTG GTTTTAACATTTATCAGAAAATAACCATCTGGATCCCGGAGTCATGCCTCCTGATTGCCATCGGCCTTATCGTTGGCGCCATCATGCACTCAGTGAAGGAGGAGCCCCCCGCGGTGCTCGACTCCAACGTCTTCTtcctctacatgctcccaccCATCATCCTGGACAGCGGCTACTTCATACCCACAAGGCAGTTCTTTGAAAACATAGGCACAGTGCTGTGGTACGCCGTGGTGGGAACTCTGTGGAACAGCATTGGCATCGGACTCTCCCTCTTCGCCATCTGCCAATTTGAAGTGTTTGGAGTGCAGGATATCAACTTGCAG GAAAACCTACTCTTTGCCTCCATCATCTCTGCTGtggaccctgtggctgctctcaATGTGTTTGATGACATTGGAGTGAatgagcagatctatatagtcATATTTGGAGAAGGACTCTTCAATGATGCCGTCACTATG GTACTCTACAGCATGTTGGCCTTTGTGGCCGACATGCCGGTGGTCGAGTCCACCGATGTATTCCTGGGAGTGGCTCGGTTCTTCGTGGTGGGGGTGGGAGGCATCTTATTTGGCCTCCTCTTTGGATTCGTGGCTGCCTTCACCTCGAGGTTCACGAGCAGAGTCCGCGAGATCGAGCCCCTCTTCGTCTTCATGTACAGCTACCTGGCGTACCTCGTGGCCGAGCTGTTCGCCATCTCCAGCGTCTTGGC TATAATAACGTGTGCCATAACCATGAAGTATTACGTGGAGGAGAACGTATCCCAGAGATCCTGCACCACCGTTCGCCACGTGGTCAAGATGCTGGCCACCATCTCCGAAACCCTCATCTTCTTCTTTCTGGGTGTTGTTACCATAACAACTGAACACGAGTGGAACTGGGCCTACGTGCTATTTACTCTGCTGTTTGCCTTCATGTGGAGAGGAATCG GCATTCTGGTACTGACCCAGATCATCAACCCGTTCCGTACAATCCAGTTCAGTTTAAAGGACCAATTTGGCCTTGCCTACGGAGGCCTGAGAGGGGCAATCTGCTTCGCTCTGGTGTTCACTTTGCCAGATAACATCAACAGAAGGAGCCTGTTTGTCACTGCTTCTATTGCTGTTATCATATTCACCGTTTTCATACAG GGAATCAGCATTCGACCCATCGTGGAGTATATAAACATCAGGAGGACCAACAAAGACCTCAAGACCATCAATGTGGAGATTCACACCAGG GTGATGGAGCACTTAGTTTGTGGTGTTGAGGACCTGTGTGGACAATGGAGTCACTACTACTGGAAAGACAA GTTTAAAAGGTTCAACGATCGCATTCTGAGGCGCATCCTGCTGCGAGACAACAGAGCTGAGTCCAGCATTGTGTCTCTGTACAAAAAGCTGGAGCTGCAAAACGCCATTGAGCTACTGGACACCCCTATGGGAGACCTCAGTGCTAGACGATctatcatttctctgca TGATGAGAAAAAGGGGGCGTCTCGACCGAAGAAGAACTTCCTGGCGGCTGATGTGAAAAAAATGCATGACATCCTGTCAAAGAACATGTACAAGATCCGACACAGG ACGATGGCTTACACCAACAAATACCAATTGCCCGACAACAGCCGAGCCAGGGAGGTACTCATCCGTCGCCATGCGAGCATCAGACGCAGCCTCCGTGCCGGGAGTTTCCGTGAGCAG CCAGAACACAACATTTCCAAGTCTCAGAAGTACTACTCCCTCCAACCTGGAGGGAATCTGGAGTCCGAATTCCCCCTCAGAAGACGAAATCCCG CAGCTCCGGAGGTGGATCGTCTCCTGCCTGCACGCTCTTCAACCCGCTCGCGAGAGAGAAGGCTGAACACAATCGAGGAACTGGGGAGTCAAGGGGAGTCCCCAGCTGCCTCTGCACATCCCCACACATCATCTGCTGGGATGAGCAGCTTGGATGAAAGCCTCAGGAAAGCACCAGTCGCTGCACCCAGGAGACGCAGCTCACATTGGGCGGGTGAAGATGAAGGTGACATTGGCTCTGAAGATCCAGTAGGAGGGGGGGAACTGGTGCGTCCTCCTCACCTGCCGCCTCCTCGAGGCTGCCGGGCCCCTGAAAACCGGGATCCAAGAGAAAACGAGGCAGGAAACCCACTGCTTCGAAGCTCATCACAGGGGTCCCGAGCTTCGGGaaggttttga
- the LOC142391655 gene encoding sodium/hydrogen exchanger 2-like isoform X3 → MHSVKEEPPAVLDSNVFFLYMLPPIILDSGYFIPTRQFFENIGTVLWYAVVGTLWNSIGIGLSLFAICQFEVFGVQDINLQENLLFASIISAVDPVAALNVFDDIGVNEQIYIVIFGEGLFNDAVTMVLYSMLAFVADMPVVESTDVFLGVARFFVVGVGGILFGLLFGFVAAFTSRFTSRVREIEPLFVFMYSYLAYLVAELFAISSVLAIITCAITMKYYVEENVSQRSCTTVRHVVKMLATISETLIFFFLGVVTITTEHEWNWAYVLFTLLFAFMWRGIGILVLTQIINPFRTIQFSLKDQFGLAYGGLRGAICFALVFTLPDNINRRSLFVTASIAVIIFTVFIQGISIRPIVEYINIRRTNKDLKTINVEIHTRVMEHLVCGVEDLCGQWSHYYWKDKFKRFNDRILRRILLRDNRAESSIVSLYKKLELQNAIELLDTPMGDLSARRSIISLHDEKKGASRPKKNFLAADVKKMHDILSKNMYKIRHRTMAYTNKYQLPDNSRAREVLIRRHASIRRSLRAGSFREQPEHNISKSQKYYSLQPGGNLESEFPLRRRNPAAPEVDRLLPARSSTRSRERRLNTIEELGSQGESPAASAHPHTSSAGMSSLDESLRKAPVAAPRRRSSHWAGEDEGDIGSEDPVGGGELVRPPHLPPPRGCRAPENRDPRENEAGNPLLRSSSQGSRASGRF, encoded by the exons ATGCACTCAGTGAAGGAGGAGCCCCCCGCGGTGCTCGACTCCAACGTCTTCTtcctctacatgctcccaccCATCATCCTGGACAGCGGCTACTTCATACCCACAAGGCAGTTCTTTGAAAACATAGGCACAGTGCTGTGGTACGCCGTGGTGGGAACTCTGTGGAACAGCATTGGCATCGGACTCTCCCTCTTCGCCATCTGCCAATTTGAAGTGTTTGGAGTGCAGGATATCAACTTGCAG GAAAACCTACTCTTTGCCTCCATCATCTCTGCTGtggaccctgtggctgctctcaATGTGTTTGATGACATTGGAGTGAatgagcagatctatatagtcATATTTGGAGAAGGACTCTTCAATGATGCCGTCACTATG GTACTCTACAGCATGTTGGCCTTTGTGGCCGACATGCCGGTGGTCGAGTCCACCGATGTATTCCTGGGAGTGGCTCGGTTCTTCGTGGTGGGGGTGGGAGGCATCTTATTTGGCCTCCTCTTTGGATTCGTGGCTGCCTTCACCTCGAGGTTCACGAGCAGAGTCCGCGAGATCGAGCCCCTCTTCGTCTTCATGTACAGCTACCTGGCGTACCTCGTGGCCGAGCTGTTCGCCATCTCCAGCGTCTTGGC TATAATAACGTGTGCCATAACCATGAAGTATTACGTGGAGGAGAACGTATCCCAGAGATCCTGCACCACCGTTCGCCACGTGGTCAAGATGCTGGCCACCATCTCCGAAACCCTCATCTTCTTCTTTCTGGGTGTTGTTACCATAACAACTGAACACGAGTGGAACTGGGCCTACGTGCTATTTACTCTGCTGTTTGCCTTCATGTGGAGAGGAATCG GCATTCTGGTACTGACCCAGATCATCAACCCGTTCCGTACAATCCAGTTCAGTTTAAAGGACCAATTTGGCCTTGCCTACGGAGGCCTGAGAGGGGCAATCTGCTTCGCTCTGGTGTTCACTTTGCCAGATAACATCAACAGAAGGAGCCTGTTTGTCACTGCTTCTATTGCTGTTATCATATTCACCGTTTTCATACAG GGAATCAGCATTCGACCCATCGTGGAGTATATAAACATCAGGAGGACCAACAAAGACCTCAAGACCATCAATGTGGAGATTCACACCAGG GTGATGGAGCACTTAGTTTGTGGTGTTGAGGACCTGTGTGGACAATGGAGTCACTACTACTGGAAAGACAA GTTTAAAAGGTTCAACGATCGCATTCTGAGGCGCATCCTGCTGCGAGACAACAGAGCTGAGTCCAGCATTGTGTCTCTGTACAAAAAGCTGGAGCTGCAAAACGCCATTGAGCTACTGGACACCCCTATGGGAGACCTCAGTGCTAGACGATctatcatttctctgca TGATGAGAAAAAGGGGGCGTCTCGACCGAAGAAGAACTTCCTGGCGGCTGATGTGAAAAAAATGCATGACATCCTGTCAAAGAACATGTACAAGATCCGACACAGG ACGATGGCTTACACCAACAAATACCAATTGCCCGACAACAGCCGAGCCAGGGAGGTACTCATCCGTCGCCATGCGAGCATCAGACGCAGCCTCCGTGCCGGGAGTTTCCGTGAGCAG CCAGAACACAACATTTCCAAGTCTCAGAAGTACTACTCCCTCCAACCTGGAGGGAATCTGGAGTCCGAATTCCCCCTCAGAAGACGAAATCCCG CAGCTCCGGAGGTGGATCGTCTCCTGCCTGCACGCTCTTCAACCCGCTCGCGAGAGAGAAGGCTGAACACAATCGAGGAACTGGGGAGTCAAGGGGAGTCCCCAGCTGCCTCTGCACATCCCCACACATCATCTGCTGGGATGAGCAGCTTGGATGAAAGCCTCAGGAAAGCACCAGTCGCTGCACCCAGGAGACGCAGCTCACATTGGGCGGGTGAAGATGAAGGTGACATTGGCTCTGAAGATCCAGTAGGAGGGGGGGAACTGGTGCGTCCTCCTCACCTGCCGCCTCCTCGAGGCTGCCGGGCCCCTGAAAACCGGGATCCAAGAGAAAACGAGGCAGGAAACCCACTGCTTCGAAGCTCATCACAGGGGTCCCGAGCTTCGGGaaggttttga